One Chanodichthys erythropterus isolate Z2021 chromosome 22, ASM2448905v1, whole genome shotgun sequence DNA window includes the following coding sequences:
- the hspb9l gene encoding heat shock protein beta 9-like, producing the protein MLCPSTFQPHLSPFMDFHWPVRSLWPETRPLFFQIEKEMMRHMQEMRHNLEFMERLHQRIFDEIDHVPPMMTFKPISFQVGKEGSHYALTLDTKDFSPEELSVKQVGRKLRVSGKTEKKQDDGKGSFSYRCQEFRQEFDLPEGVDPETVTCSLNNGQLQIQAPKEANAVSNERVIPITYSPAVKSPAPQSPQPESQAAEPESTDN; encoded by the coding sequence ATGCTTTGCCCAAGCACATTTCAGCCTCATCTCAGCCCATTCATGGACTTCCACTGGCCAGTACGCAGCCTGTGGCCGGAGACGAGACCTCTGTTCTTTCAGATCGAGAAAGAAATGATGAGACACATGCAGGAGATGAGGCACAACCTGGAGTTCATGGAACGCCTGCACCAAAGGATTTTTGACGAGATCGACCATGTCCCACCCATGATGACTTTCAAACCCATCTCATTCCAGGTCGGAAAGGAAGGAAGCCACTATGCACTGACACTAGATACGAAGGATTTCTCTCCGGAGGAGCTGTCCGTCAAACAAGTGGGCAGGAAGTTGCGGGTGAGCGGCAAGACAGAGAAGAAGCAAGATGATGGGAAAGGATCGTTCTCGTACAGATGCCAAGAATTTAGGCAGGAGTTTGACCTTCCTGAAGGTGTGGATCCTGAGACGGTGACCTGTTCGTTAAATAATGGCCAGCTACAGATACAAGCACCCAAAGAAGCTAATGCTGTGAGCAACGAGAGAGTGATTCCCATTACCTACAGTCCAGCTGTGAAGAGTCCTGCTCCTCAGAGCCCTCAGCCTGAGAGCCAAGCAGCTGAGCCAGAGTCTACAGATAACTGA